The proteins below are encoded in one region of Drosophila santomea strain STO CAGO 1482 chromosome 3R, Prin_Dsan_1.1, whole genome shotgun sequence:
- the LOC120451500 gene encoding ATP-binding cassette sub-family G member 8: MELSNFSSGKKMSREERRYSVPHGPNTPLPPAASEDLHAWSIYRQNLNSDFTDSALGSSDKSPLPYGNFQLRDTTVQSILNHPRYGPKSPLGSNMYTYLKFGLPRVFPPNAGSQRSHRPGPGPGSGPGHGHGGSSALGGVRGRVNRAFRDSSGAPAGAGSSGYDSSDNETTRSRVPPNLRKYRSESDFRAIGGMPHSRPESRAQIGGGGVPVAALRQANSRASIAVGQHHHQMQQHQQQYGKHYGHRSHSEADLLGAGLSQVDGGGGGMGYDYNEARLYGSSRQYGNGNGHNPGSRKQSGMGLIYPNIQVHCLDVNPCLRGVSMQAKAGDLFAIMATSQREGSALAECLAGLSERLGGEILINGQQVSRRGLRELCSYVPALEVSSLDPRMSVQCTLNFHAALRGPIDRSDLEERMDVLIEDLGLNTVRASNVSTLTHSEKQRLSVACQLLAQSSLLILDQVTSNMDIFDTFFLVEYLRQWCSGGRIVIMTLQPPTFEILSMCSGVLLLSGGRTVFSGSRADLPRHMGELGYPCPPFKNPADYYLDLVTLDDLSAAAMLESSARIESLANAWDQINSEPPLAAPPASLPNFTMKAGFFGQISALIKRFAGYKQPGSLLTWISKLIAAAVLSLCIGCIFWDVPASDPQLSYHDRLGYHHCVMVLVYWPLVMLTIRDTQEDRRHAERDIRLGLYTRSLYIIVQSLLGLFPSLCIWLAYLLPAHSMAGLYTYSNSSDTGIYLYMGYMLLYLTLIQTLALFCAHLLPCKVSASIVNGLISLAVAAVGGYLVHPQNLAKFWSWLQFVSPERWLLPVLVQDEYSAETLSNSAGLQLCRNKQVQHQEIIVQQPCPPPNGTQVLVDFELLPQQHVLDPTATYDQTTSVALILGSGLVFFVTFIVFLCNCRGACRRKRSR, from the exons ATGGAGCTGAGCAACTTTTCGAGCGGCAAGAAGATGTCACGCGAGGAGCGACGCTACTCGGTGCCCCACGGACCCAATACCCCACTGCCACCGGCGGCATCCGAGGATCTGCACGCCTGGTCCATCTACAG GCAAAACCTGAACTCTGACTTCACCGATTCGGCTCTGGGCTCGTCGGACAAATCACCGCTGCCATATGGAAACTTCCAGCTACGCGATACCACAGTTCAATCAATCTTAAACCATCCGCGCTACGGACCCAA ATCTCCCTTGGGCTCCAATATGTACACCTACTTGAAGTTCGGACTGCCGCGTGTTTTTCCGCCGAATGCTGGATCACAGCGCTCGCATCGTCCTGGTCCGGGTCCGGGCTCGGGACCGGGTCATGGTCATGGTGGCTCCAGTGCGCTGGGCGGAGTGCGCGGTCGAGTGAACCGCGCCTTTAGGGACAGCTCGGGAGCACCGGCTGGAGCCGGGAGCAGTGGCTACGACAGCAGCGACAATGAGACGACCCGCAGCCGGGTGCCGCCCAATCTCCGGAAGTATCGCAGCGAGTCCGACTTCCGTGCCATCGGCGGCATGCCGCACTCGCGTCCGGAGTCACGTGCTCAGATCGGAGGAGGCGGTGTCCCGGTGGCTGCACTGCGGCAGGCCAATAGCCGGGCCAGCATTGCGGTGggccagcaccaccaccagatgcagcagcatcagcagcagtatGGAAAGCACTACGGTCACAGATCGCACAGCGAGGCGGATCTCCTGGGAGCGGGATTGAGCCAAGTGgatggcggtggtggtgggaTGGGCTACGACTACAACGAGGCCCGGCTGTACGGCAGCTCCAGGCAGTATGGCAATGGTAATGGTCACAATCCGGGGAGTAGGAAGCAGTCGGGCATGGGCCTGATCTACCCGAACATACAGGTGCACTGCCTCGATGTGAATCCCTGCCTGCGCGGTGTGTCGATGCAGGCCAAGGCGGGCGATCTGTTCGCCATCATGGCCACCTCGCAGCGGGAGGGAAGTGCCCTGGCCGAGTGCTTGGCGGGATTGAGTGAACGTCTGGGCGGGGAGATCCTCATCAACGGACAGCAGGTGAGTCGCCGTGGGCTGCGGGAACTCTGCAGCTATGTCCCGGCACTCGAAGTCTCCTCCCTGGATCCCCGCATGAGTGTCCAGTGCACCCTGAACTTTCACGCCGCTCTGAGAGGTCCCATCGATCGCAGCGATCTGGAGGAACGCATGGATGTGCTTATCGAGGATTTGGGGCTGAATACGGTGCGTGCCTCCAATGTGTCCACACTGACCCACTCGGAGAAGCAGCGCTTGAGCGTGGCCTGTCAGCTGCTGGCGCAATCCTCGCTGCTGATCCTGGATCAGGTGACCAGCAATATGGACATCTTCGACACCTTCTTCCTGGTGGAGTACCTGCGCCAGTGGTGCAGCGGTGGTCGCATTGTGATAATGACGCTCCAGCCGCCCACCTTCGAGATCCTGTCCATGTGCTCCGGCGTGCTGCTGCTCTCCGGCGGCAGGACCGTCTTTTCCGGCAGTCGAGCGGATTTGCCACGACACATGGGTGAGCTGGGCTATCCATGTCCGCCTTTCAAGAATCCAGCGGACTATTACT TGGATTTGGTCACCCTGGATGACCTTTCGGCGGCCGCCATGCTGGAGTCGTCGGCCCGCATTGAATCCCTGGCCAACGCCTGGGATCAGATTAACTCGGAGCCACCATTAGCCGCGCCGCCCGCCTCGCTGCCCAACTTCACCATGAAGGCCGGCTTCTTTGGCCAGATCAGCGCGCTGATCAAGAGATTTGCCGGCTACAAGCAGCCGGGATCACTGCTCACCTGGATCAGCAAGCTGATTGCCGCCGCCGTCCTGTCCCTGTGCATTGGCTGCATCTTCTGGGATGTGCCCGCCTCCGATCCACAGCTGAGCTACCACGATCGCTTGGGCTACCATCATTGCGTCATGGTGCTAGTCTACTGGCCACTGGTCATGCTCACCATCAGGGACACGCAGGAGGATCGCCGGCATGCGGAGCGAGACATTCGCCTGGGCCTCTACACGCGCAGTCTATATATCATTGTGCAG AGTCTCCTGGGCCTGTTTCCCAGCCTCTGCATCTGGCTGGCCTACTTGCTTCCGGCCCACAGCATGGCGGGTCTTTACACCTACTCCAACAGCAGCGATACGGGCATATACCTGTATATGG GCTACATGCTGCTCTACTTGACGCTCATCCAGACACTGGCACTGTTCTGTGCCCACCTGCTGCCCTGCAAGGTCTCGGCGAGCATTGTCAACGGGCTCATCAGCCTGGCAGTGGCTGCAGTGGGCGGCTATCTGGTGCATCCCCAGAACCTGGCCAAGTTCTGGTCCTGGTTGCAGTTCGTGTCGCCGGAACGTTGGCTGCTGCCCGTCCTGGTGCAGGATGAGTACAGTGCCGAGACGTTATCCAACTCCGCAGGACTGCAGTTGTGCCGCAATAAGCAG GTGCAGCACCAGGAGATTATTGTGCAGCAGCCCTGCCCGCCGCCCAACGGCACCCAAGTGCTAGTCGACTTCGAGCTGCTGCCCCAGCAGCACGTGCTGGATCCCACGGCCACCTATGACCAGACCACCTCGGTGGCTCTGATCCTGGGCTCGGGGCTCGTCTTCTTCGTCACCTTCATCGTCTTTTTGTGCAATTGTCGCGGCGCCTGTCGAAGGAAGCGTAGCCGTTAG